GACTCTGGAACGGATGTCAACTTTGGTGCTTTAACACGCATGTTGTTTGACCACTTAAAGAATCAAAACGTCGATATCAACTACAAACATCAAGTTGATGATATTAAACGTACCAGCGACGGCTTCTGGGAATTGAAAGTAAAAAATCTTGATAGCGGTTCTGTCCAACGTCATACTGCAAAATTCGTCTTTATCGGTGGCGGAGGCGGAAGTCTGCCTTTGCTGCAAAAAACTGGTATTCCTGAAAGTAAGCATATTGGAGGATTCCCAGTAAGCGGACTATTCCTGGTATGTAACAATCCAGAGGTTATTGCGCAGCATCATGCAAAAGTATACGGCAAAGCTGCAGTTGGTGCTCCTCCAATGTCTGTGCCGCATCTTGATTCAAGATATATTGATAACAAAAAAACGTTATTGTTTGGACCGTTTGCCGGCTTCTCACCAAAATTCTTAAAAAATGGTTCAAATTTTGATTTGATAGGTTCTATAAAACCGAATAATGTCTTGACTATGTTAGCGGCAGGTGCAAAAAACATTCCATTAACAAAATACCTCATCCAACAACTTATGTTATCAAAAGAACAACGTATTGAAGAATTACGCGAGTTTATTCCGAACGCTAAAGGTGAGGATTGGGATATAGTGATAGCGGGCCAACGTGTGCAAGTTATCAAAGATACTGAGGCCGGCGGTAAAGGAACACTTCAATTTGGTACAGAGGTTGTAAGTAGCAGTGATGGCTCGGTTGCTGCATTGCTTGGCGCTTCTCCGGGTGCTTCTACTGCCGTTCACGTCATGCTTGAAGTAATCAAAAAATGTTTCCCGCAACATCTTAAAGCGTGGGAACCAAAAATTAAAGAAATGATTCCTTCCTATGGCGTGTCACTAGCGGAAAACCCAGAGCTTTTCCAAGAAATTCATACTTTAACAGCACAGGCGCTTGGATTAGCGGATAATAATGATAAAAAACATGTTAACCTCGCATAACGAATGGCTAAAAGGAGAGAAACAATGGCTTACAATAATTTAGTAGCTCGAGTTGAATTAAAAAATATTTCGTTTGGTGAAGTCGCTTCTGTTATCGCAAAAGCAGGGGGAGATATTGTATCAATTGATGTGATTAGCTCTAGCGGGGAATCTTCAGTACGCGACATCACAATTGAAGTAAGGGATATAGAGGAGGAACGGGTTCTTGATCATCTGAAAGCAATCCCAGGTGTTAAAGTAATTAACGTTTCAGATCGAACATTTCTCGCGCATTTAGGCGGAAAAATATCGACGAAAACAAAGATACCTATTAAAAATAGAGATGATTTATCAAGGGTTTACACTCCAGGCGTTGCTCGTGTATGTTCCGCTATTTCTGAAGATCCGCGGAAAGCCTATTCTCTGACGATTAAAAGGAATACTGTCGCCGTTATCTCAGACGGGAGTGCCGTACTCGGTCTTGGAAATATAGGACCGCTAGCATCGGCTCCAGTCATGGAAGGTAAAGCTATGTTATTTAAACAATTAGCGGATGTCGATGCCTTTCCAATTTGTTTGGATACACAGGATACAGAGGAGATCATTCAAACAATAAAAAATATAGCGCCTATTTTTGGCGGGATTAATTTAGAAGATATCAGTTCACCACGCTGTTTCGAAATTGAACAGCGTTTGAGTGAAGAATTAGATATTCCGGTTTTTCATGATGATCAGCATGGAACCGCTGTGGTTGTCGTTGCAGGTCTTTTAAATGCTTTAAAAGTTGTCGGTAAAAAAATTGAAAACGTTCGTGTGGTTGTGAATGGAATCGGAGCAGCCGGCGTTGCCATTTGTAAAATGCTTATCAATGCGGGTGTAAAGCGCCTTGTTCCCGTGGACCGTGATGGAGCAATCATTAATGGCGGAACCTATCCTTATCCAATGTGGCAATGGCTCGCCGAACAAGATCAAGTTGAAAAGCAGCAAGGAACATTAAGAGACGTTATTAAAGATGCAGATGTTTTTATCGGCGTATCAAGGGGCGGTGTTTTGTCGGCTGAAGACGTTCAGAAAATGGCAGAAGATCCAATCGTTTTTGCGATGGCTAACCCTAATCCCGAGATTTCCCCAGAAGAAGCTCTTGAACATGTTAGAGTATTTGCAACAGGACGCAGTGATTACCCAAACCAAATTAATAACGTTCTAGCATTCCCTGGCATTTATCGTGGAGCTCTCGATTGTCGGGCAACTCATATTAATGAGCCTATGAAGCTTGCTGCAGCTCGTGCGATTGCTGCGGTCGTAACGGATAAAGAATTGAACGAGCACTATATTATTCCGAGTATTTTTAACGAGCAAGTCGTTTCAAAAGTACGACATGCTGTTATACAAACAGCTATTTTAACAGGGGTATCCCGTCGTATCCCCAAAGATTTTAGATAGAGGTCATCTCTTTCCTTAATTTAATCAATCCTTTTTATTTGTTTATTTAACCCTAATTCTTTTGTAGAGTTAGGGTTTTTTGGTGTTTGAATTTGGATAACAATCGGAAAGGAGAATCATCCGGATTACGCCAAATCTAATAGCTACTTGGTATTTTAATAGTAATACTGACACATGTTTTGGGGCTCGATATCATTCTGTAGTCTCATTTAAACAGCAATTTTCGAAGGTATACGACAATTGATACCAATCTGGTCCATGTAAAACTACCTATTTTTCTGATTGAAATGTTAGTTTTAATAGATTGCGATTGGTAAGCATGACCTATGGAATGAAGAAATACCATTATTAAACATTAATCCCAACGAAATCTTATAACCGACTACCTGTTTGACTGCTATAAAACGAAATATATATGTCTATTTTCATATATTTCATTACTCGAAATATGTCTAATGAATAGCTCGAATACTCTATTAAAGCTATCAAAAATAACCTATAAAATAGGAGCAAGCAAAAAATAAGGTGGAGGGATATGTTGATGAGTTTGAGAAAAAAAATCTTAGCTGTTTCTTTATCTAGTTTAATCGCATTAGGGACTCTTACCGCTGTAACTCTTCCAGCGGGTGCTGTTGGAAATGGTCCAGAACCTGGCCATGGTTCCATCCAAACATCAATCCTGCATACTTATGAAAGCATGGCAGACTACCTCAAAACTCAAGATGCAAAGCAAGACGCGATGGAGCTTGAAGTCATTGGACAGACTGTTAAAGGACGAGATATTTATCTAGCAAAATACATCTCTAATCCAGAAAATCCAACTATTTTATTTCTAACTCAGCAGCATGGAAACGAACAGCTTACAACTGAAGGAGCTCTAGAATTTATCAAACACTTAGGTACCAACAAAACAAAAGGTGTTTTGGAAAATGTAAACATACTTGTTCTTCCAATGCTGAATGCAGACGGTGCCATGGGTGATGTTAATTTTTCGCTTGATGACTACTTAGCAGACGGGGATCGCCATCTTACCCGTTATAATGCAAATGAAGTTGACTTAAACCGGGAACATGATAAAGCTGTTGAGGATATGGAAGTTGAAGTAAAAGCATTGCATGAAAATGTGTTTGCAAAATACGATATTGATTACATGATTGATTTACACCATCAAGGAGCAATGAACGAAACGGAGGGTGAACTTGTTTCTGGATCCATCCTATATCCAACGAATTCCGCAGTAAAACCAGAAGTTTTAGAAGGATCTAAAAAGCTTGGGGCTGTAGTGTATAACGCACTTGAAAATACGGGTTGGGGCCACATAGGTAAATATAATGGCGGAAGTGGTGCCAATATTGGGCGTAATGGAGCTGCGGTTCGTTATGATATTTCAACCCTTCTTTTTGAAATGCGCGGAATGTCTGATCACTATATCGAGTCATACGCCCTAGGTCAAAAAAGTAATGGGTATTTGATTAAGCAAACGATTATTACATTAGACACAACGGTAAGAGCCATTGCAGATGGATCAATTGAAAATGCTGATACAAGCTTCTGGGATACTCTTCCGACGCAAACAACAAGACCAGGTGAAGAAGATAGTGAATAACATCTTGCATTCTGTTTCTATAGCGGCAAAAAAACTGTTGAAGCTGGTTATATATTTTTCAAAAGTCAAAAACCTCTATCCAAATTTGGGTAGAGGTTTTTGACTATAGAAGTAATCGAATTGATTCACTTATATAATCAGTTATTAAATATATTGGCTAACCGTTCACGGCTGTCTTTCATACATTATCAGTAATATAGGCAAGTGTACCGTGGAAGGAGAAATTGGAATTGAGGAGATTAATCCTTGATTTACTTAGAAAAGGTGGATTTAGATTATATGCTAGGCACGGGGAAGCAACACTGGGAGAAGATCAGCCTTATTTAAATTTCGATTCGTGCTTTACCCAAAGAAATCTTTCAGATAGGGGAAGGAGACAGGCTCTTTACTACGGAGCTGCTCTCCGTAATTTGCAAATTCCTATCAGTTACCCAATTGTAGCGAGTCCTTTTTGCAGAACAAAAGAAACGGCCCAATTGGCATTCGGCAGTACAAATGTGCAAATGGATCCCTTTTGGATTGAAATTTATAAGTTGAACAGAAACTTGTCAAATATAGAACAAAAAAGAATCTTAGACTCCCTTCGTACCGTGTTAGAAATTAAACCCCCATATGGAAGCAATCAGGTTATTATCGCTCACAGTTTTCCAAAGGGTATTGGGCTTGGGCAAATCCCACATATGGGAACAGTAATTGTTTGGCCTAAGGGACAAGGAAAAGGCTATGAAATCTTCGATAAATTATCTTTATCAGATTGGGGGTGATTTTCAGTATTTTTTTATTCCAGAGGCAAACCAGTAGTGTTAATATGTCCATTTATAGATTGATTACGATTAAATTAAGGGAGACCATTTTTAAACTGTGCCAAAAATTAAGGGAGATTTACTCAGTCATTTCGAGATTCCAAAACATAACAATATTGATATGTGGATAAAAAGGAGGCAAAAAAATGATTGATGTAACCCAACTTATATGGATTGGTGCAGGTGCCGGTATTATACTTCTTATTGAAGCTTTAGGGTGGTTTTATTGGCGAATTTGGGGTAAACCTTCTATTCGCGAATATGTATCAGAAGAAGAGGAGCCTGATGGTGAATACCAAATTATCAAACGGGTAAAAACACCGACACAACGAATCGCCCTTGTTAAACATCAAGATGAACTGCTTATATATTCGAATGGAGATGTAATGTTTGGAACAACTGAAGACGATGAAATATATGCTGAAGCATTAATACATGTACCAATGGCAGCTGCGGGTAAACGGGAGTCCATTCTGATAATTGGCGGCGGTGGGGGAATTACAACAAGAGAAGCTCTTAAGTATCCAGAAGTAAATAAGATCACGACAGTAGATATAGACGAAATTATGATGGATTTTGGTAAAAATTTGGAACCGCTCGTTAAATTTAATAAAGGTTCATTGAATCACCCCAAAGTAAAAACGGTGATAGAAGACGGACGAAAATTTGTTGAAGAAAATCATGAGAAATGGGATGCCATTTTCATAGATATTCCTGAACCGAGCGGGGAATGTCCGGAACTAAGCCGGCTCTTCAGTTTGGAATTTTTTAAGCTTTTAAAAGAAAGATTGGAACCAGATGGCGTGGTTAATATCTCTTGTCCTTCGTTAGCCTATATACCTGATTACCTCTGGAGTGTACATGCCACCTTAACAGCAGCAGGATTTCATGTCTTGCCTTATCATTTCGATGTAATCTCAGAATATGAAGATGACTACGGGTTTTGTATGGCAACAAACCGCCCCATTTTTCCAGATGAAATAACCATTCGTATTCCTACACGTTACCTATCAAAAGCGAGAGTTCAGGATATGTTCTATATTCCTTATAACTATAATAAATACTGGTCAAATAATAAAATTCAAACAGATAGTAATCTAGCTCTTGCCGAAATTGTTGATGATTGGGATGATTAATTAACTAAAAATTTGCAAGCTGCCAAAGGAACTTTTACAATAATAGATACTAAAAATAAAAGTAAAACAGGTGACAATGATGGAAAAATCTATTGCTGAAAAGCTAAACCTACAAAAATATGAAAAGGCAGCAGTACTAAATCTACCTGAAGGTACAGATTATTTAGCGGAACTAGAAGATTATGATACAGACCTTACCAGCAGTTCGTACGATCTTATTTTTGCCTTTGTGTTAGATCTAAAGTCCTTAAAGGCATTAGTTGATCGGATAATTGAAAAAAATATCCTAAACAAAAATGGCTATATTTATTTGGCCTATCCAAAAAAGGGCAATAAAGTATATCCTACGTTTATTCATCGTGATGAATTATTAGGTGGTTTGGGCGCAGATGCAAATGGATATATTGGGTCTAGCAACGTTAAATTTGCCCGGATGGTAGGGTTAGATGATGTATTTACAGTTGTTGGTCTCAAGGAGGATGCCAAAAGCAAACATCAGACATCCACAAAAGCAAGTCAGTGCGTAGATGATTATATCGAGCTTATTCCGCAAATTGAAAAAGACCTCGAAGATACACCTGAACAGCTAGCCATCTATCAATTACTTTCTCCAGGTTACCGGAAAGATTGGGCCAGGTTTGTGTATAGTGCCAAGCAGGAAGAAACTAGAGCCAAACGCCGTGAGGAAATGAAAATAATACTGGCTGCCGGTTACAAGAGCCGCGATCTTTATCGCAGGGATCATTCATAAGATATACATTGGGTTTGATTTGAAAACAAAAAAGGAGAAGTTTCTTGTATGAGAAAACTTCTCCTTTTTATTATGTCTGGTTCAGTGTTAAAACTGGCCATTTTATAAAAAATGGCATCAAGTATAAGTCACAAACGATATGACTGTGCCAAATGAATCAAACTAAATAGGAGAGTATATGCTAAATAGAAAACATAATTTCACTGCCAATTGAACTATTATAAGCTGAGTTCTTTTTAAAGTTTTGGGACTAAACCATATGGCGGTAATTAAATAAGGCTGTTTTCGCAAGGATTGTTGCTACTTGAATATATTTTTTGAACTGAAGTGGAATGGAGTGGAAGACACTTGACTCCTCATAAAATGCATTCGCATTTTCTTCGTGCGATGCTTATGCTGCCGAAGCCTTCCTTGTCCTGGGAAGAAGAGTGAGCCTCTAGACCCCGCAGGAAAAGCCGAGGAGGCTCAGGCCACCTCCCCGGGGAATCTTGTGTCTGGAGCGAAATGGAACGGACATGTGTGCCTCCATTAAAAAACAACAAAGTATGCGAAAACAGCCTTAAATAAATAACGAGAGGTGAAGCAAATGAAAAATGCTTTCTTTGAGCAGGCACAACGATTTGGGAAATCCTTTATGCTTCCGATTGCCGTGCTCCCAGCCGCTGGATTGTTGCTGGGAATCGGCGGAGCCTTCAGTAATCCGGCAACGATTCAGGCCTATCCATTTTTGAATCAGCCGTCTCTTCAAGCGATCTTTTTAGTTATGTCTTCAGCGGGAAACATTATTTTTGCCAATTTAGCAATTATCTTCGCAGTTGGGGTTGCGATCGGACTTGCAAGGTCTGATAAAGGAACAGCAGCCTTAGCAGCTGTACTAGGTTACCTGGTTATGAATGCAACTATTAATGCTATGCTGAATATAACGGGGAACCTGGCCCAAGAGAATCTGGCTCAAGTCGGACAAGGTACAATCCTTGGTATTCAAACACTAGAAACAGGTGTATTTGGCGGGGTTGTTTTAGGTTTAATGACTTACTTTCTTCATCAGAGATACAATAAAATCGAATTGCCGCGGTTCCTTGGATTTTTTGGGGGATCTAGGTTTATTCCGATTGTTACTTCATTTGCATCGATCTTATTAGGTATTGTTCTTTATTATATTTGGCCAATTATACAGTCAGGGATCTTTTCTTTAGGCGGGCTTGTAGAGGCTACAGGCTATATCGGAACATTAATCTATGGATTTGTTTTACGTATGTTAGGTCCATTTGGTTTGCATCATATTTTTTATATTCCTTTTTGGACAACAAGTCTTGGCGGATCCATGATTATTGACGGGAACCTGGTAGAAGGAACCCAACGGATCTTCTTTGCCCAGCTGGCTCAGGCCGATGTAGAGCAATTCTACATTGGAACCGCCCGTTTTATGGCCGGAAGACATATTACGATGATGTTTGGTCTTCTTGGTGCCTGCTTAGCGATGTATCATACAGCTAAACCGGAAAATAAAAAGAAGGTTGCCGGCCTAATGCTTTCAGCAGGATTAACCTCATTTCTTACAGGCATTACAGAACCTATCGAATTTTCCTTTTTATTTATTGCCCCAATTTTGTATGTAATCCATGCCTTTTATGATGGTCTTGCTTTTATGATGGCTCATATTTTTGAAATAACAATCGGGCAAACCTTTTCCGGTGGTTTTATAGATTTCCTTTTATTCGGTGTCCTGCAAGGGATTGATAAAACAAACTGGATTATGGTCCCAATTATTGGGGTCCCATGGTTTTTCCTTTACTATTTCACTTTTAGGTTTATGATAAAGAAGTTTGATTATAAAACACCTGGGCGTGAGATTGAAGAGGCTGAATCAGTGTCATACACAAAATCAGAAAGAGCTGTAGCTATAATTAACGGACTGGGTGGAGAAGCAAACATTAAAGATGTAGATGCCTGTGCAACCCGTCTGCGTGTAAGTGTTCATGAAGCAGATCTTGTGAAGAAGGATGATTTGATGAAAACAGGAGCAAAAGGTGTGGTAGCAAGCGGTACAGGAGTTCAGGTTATTTATGGTCCTGAAGTAACCACGATTAAAAATCAAGTTGAGGAAGCGTTAGGAGATAAAAAAGAATGAGGATATTTGAACAACTGGACAAACAACTGATTGTGTCTTGTCAGGCGTTGGAGGATGAACCGCTGCACTCCCCGGAGATTATGGGGAAAATGGCTTTAGCCGCGATGCAGGGAGGTGCAAAGGGTATTCGGGCCAACTCAGTCGCAGATATCAAAGCTATTCAAAAACAAGTCAATCTCCCTATCATCGGGATTATTAAACAAGATTATAATGACAGCCATATTTACATCACCCCGACGATTAAGGAAGTAGACGCATTATTGAATGCAGATGTAGAAATTATCGCGATGGATGCGACGAGCCGTAAACGCCCTAATAATGAAAAGCTTGAAGATATTGTCCGCTATGCTAAACAAAAGCGGCCAGAGGTAGCATTAATGGCTGATATTTCATCACTTGAAGACGCAGTTCGGGCTGAAGCGTTAGGCTTTGATTGCATCTCTACTACTCTCGTGGGCTATACCGATGAAACAGAAGGAAATAATATTGCGAATGAAGAATTCGCACTTTTAAAGGAAATCAAGGCAGCTGTATCGAAGCCTGTAATTGCGGAAGGTAAAATTGATACACCTGAAAAAGCGGCAAAGGCACTGCAAAATGGAGCCGATTTTGTAGTGGTTGGAAGTGCCATTACACGTCCGCAATTAATTACGAAAACCTTTGTGGATGCTATTAAAGAGCATAGCTAATGTATTTTTCATATACAAAAAAGACTGTTTTTTGGTGGGGAAATTCCCTTTTCAAGACAGTCTTTTTTTGTTATTTAAATGGGTTATAGAAGCGGCTGCCATCATAAAACGTAATCATTAAGGAACCAGTCCAAATAATAAAAAATAATATGATAGCAACAAAATCTATTTTTTGAAAGGGCTTCGCACTATACCAGGTTCTTTTTCTATGTTTTCCAAAGCCGCGAAGATCCATGACGTTACTT
This genomic stretch from Bacillus oleivorans harbors:
- a CDS encoding malate:quinone oxidoreductase; protein product: MSNRYATTDVILIGAGIMSATLGTLLKELAPDWNITVFEKLDKAGEESSNEWNNAGTGHSALCELNYTPEKPDGSINISKAIKINEQFQVSKQFWSYLVNSNLIRNPQDFIMPLPHMSLVQGEENVAFLKKRFEALSNIPLFQGMEFSDDLEKLKKWIPLIMEGRTSNEAIAATKIDSGTDVNFGALTRMLFDHLKNQNVDINYKHQVDDIKRTSDGFWELKVKNLDSGSVQRHTAKFVFIGGGGGSLPLLQKTGIPESKHIGGFPVSGLFLVCNNPEVIAQHHAKVYGKAAVGAPPMSVPHLDSRYIDNKKTLLFGPFAGFSPKFLKNGSNFDLIGSIKPNNVLTMLAAGAKNIPLTKYLIQQLMLSKEQRIEELREFIPNAKGEDWDIVIAGQRVQVIKDTEAGGKGTLQFGTEVVSSSDGSVAALLGASPGASTAVHVMLEVIKKCFPQHLKAWEPKIKEMIPSYGVSLAENPELFQEIHTLTAQALGLADNNDKKHVNLA
- a CDS encoding NAD-dependent malic enzyme, encoding MAYNNLVARVELKNISFGEVASVIAKAGGDIVSIDVISSSGESSVRDITIEVRDIEEERVLDHLKAIPGVKVINVSDRTFLAHLGGKISTKTKIPIKNRDDLSRVYTPGVARVCSAISEDPRKAYSLTIKRNTVAVISDGSAVLGLGNIGPLASAPVMEGKAMLFKQLADVDAFPICLDTQDTEEIIQTIKNIAPIFGGINLEDISSPRCFEIEQRLSEELDIPVFHDDQHGTAVVVVAGLLNALKVVGKKIENVRVVVNGIGAAGVAICKMLINAGVKRLVPVDRDGAIINGGTYPYPMWQWLAEQDQVEKQQGTLRDVIKDADVFIGVSRGGVLSAEDVQKMAEDPIVFAMANPNPEISPEEALEHVRVFATGRSDYPNQINNVLAFPGIYRGALDCRATHINEPMKLAAARAIAAVVTDKELNEHYIIPSIFNEQVVSKVRHAVIQTAILTGVSRRIPKDFR
- a CDS encoding M14 family zinc carboxypeptidase translates to MSLRKKILAVSLSSLIALGTLTAVTLPAGAVGNGPEPGHGSIQTSILHTYESMADYLKTQDAKQDAMELEVIGQTVKGRDIYLAKYISNPENPTILFLTQQHGNEQLTTEGALEFIKHLGTNKTKGVLENVNILVLPMLNADGAMGDVNFSLDDYLADGDRHLTRYNANEVDLNREHDKAVEDMEVEVKALHENVFAKYDIDYMIDLHHQGAMNETEGELVSGSILYPTNSAVKPEVLEGSKKLGAVVYNALENTGWGHIGKYNGGSGANIGRNGAAVRYDISTLLFEMRGMSDHYIESYALGQKSNGYLIKQTIITLDTTVRAIADGSIENADTSFWDTLPTQTTRPGEEDSE
- a CDS encoding histidine phosphatase family protein, whose protein sequence is MRRLILDLLRKGGFRLYARHGEATLGEDQPYLNFDSCFTQRNLSDRGRRQALYYGAALRNLQIPISYPIVASPFCRTKETAQLAFGSTNVQMDPFWIEIYKLNRNLSNIEQKRILDSLRTVLEIKPPYGSNQVIIAHSFPKGIGLGQIPHMGTVIVWPKGQGKGYEIFDKLSLSDWG
- a CDS encoding spermidine synthase, yielding MIDVTQLIWIGAGAGIILLIEALGWFYWRIWGKPSIREYVSEEEEPDGEYQIIKRVKTPTQRIALVKHQDELLIYSNGDVMFGTTEDDEIYAEALIHVPMAAAGKRESILIIGGGGGITTREALKYPEVNKITTVDIDEIMMDFGKNLEPLVKFNKGSLNHPKVKTVIEDGRKFVEENHEKWDAIFIDIPEPSGECPELSRLFSLEFFKLLKERLEPDGVVNISCPSLAYIPDYLWSVHATLTAAGFHVLPYHFDVISEYEDDYGFCMATNRPIFPDEITIRIPTRYLSKARVQDMFYIPYNYNKYWSNNKIQTDSNLALAEIVDDWDD
- a CDS encoding YdeI/OmpD-associated family protein; its protein translation is MEKSIAEKLNLQKYEKAAVLNLPEGTDYLAELEDYDTDLTSSSYDLIFAFVLDLKSLKALVDRIIEKNILNKNGYIYLAYPKKGNKVYPTFIHRDELLGGLGADANGYIGSSNVKFARMVGLDDVFTVVGLKEDAKSKHQTSTKASQCVDDYIELIPQIEKDLEDTPEQLAIYQLLSPGYRKDWARFVYSAKQEETRAKRREEMKIILAAGYKSRDLYRRDHS
- a CDS encoding PTS transporter subunit EIIC, which produces MKNAFFEQAQRFGKSFMLPIAVLPAAGLLLGIGGAFSNPATIQAYPFLNQPSLQAIFLVMSSAGNIIFANLAIIFAVGVAIGLARSDKGTAALAAVLGYLVMNATINAMLNITGNLAQENLAQVGQGTILGIQTLETGVFGGVVLGLMTYFLHQRYNKIELPRFLGFFGGSRFIPIVTSFASILLGIVLYYIWPIIQSGIFSLGGLVEATGYIGTLIYGFVLRMLGPFGLHHIFYIPFWTTSLGGSMIIDGNLVEGTQRIFFAQLAQADVEQFYIGTARFMAGRHITMMFGLLGACLAMYHTAKPENKKKVAGLMLSAGLTSFLTGITEPIEFSFLFIAPILYVIHAFYDGLAFMMAHIFEITIGQTFSGGFIDFLLFGVLQGIDKTNWIMVPIIGVPWFFLYYFTFRFMIKKFDYKTPGREIEEAESVSYTKSERAVAIINGLGGEANIKDVDACATRLRVSVHEADLVKKDDLMKTGAKGVVASGTGVQVIYGPEVTTIKNQVEEALGDKKE
- a CDS encoding N-acetylmannosamine-6-phosphate 2-epimerase, translating into MRIFEQLDKQLIVSCQALEDEPLHSPEIMGKMALAAMQGGAKGIRANSVADIKAIQKQVNLPIIGIIKQDYNDSHIYITPTIKEVDALLNADVEIIAMDATSRKRPNNEKLEDIVRYAKQKRPEVALMADISSLEDAVRAEALGFDCISTTLVGYTDETEGNNIANEEFALLKEIKAAVSKPVIAEGKIDTPEKAAKALQNGADFVVVGSAITRPQLITKTFVDAIKEHS